In the uncultured Methanobacterium sp. genome, one interval contains:
- the trpE gene encoding anthranilate synthase component I translates to MVTTCKAVNVFGEYNLKNKEAERTKLDLNAPFELFQKIYSKYPSNFLLESMESDSGLARYSVLGFNPVATLKAHNGILEIIKEDETEVIETPNPFNEIKSLIGNGSNSKGFQGGLVGYVSYESVKYFEPVPVQEGTFPDYEFGLFLDAVIFDRLQNKCEYITLGENRIDQIKELEKEEFEAESMTFHEIKHHFSQNKFENMVMDTKERIKAGEIFQGVISNAREYTIKGNKLAFYETLRKINPSPYMYHMKLGEREIIGSSPEMLVRVEGRDVETYPIAGTQKRGQNSEEDLKLEKELLNDEKEKAEHLMLVDLARNDIGKVSDFGTVNVPEYMTVKKFSHVQHIVSRVKGKLQKDKNAVDAFASMFPAGTLSGAPKIRAMEIIDELEGIARGPYAGAVGYFSLNGNADFAITIRTLVCDGDHGKIQAGAGIVHDSVPTSEYQECENKAQALLSALNMSGEAK, encoded by the coding sequence ATGGTGACAACATGCAAGGCAGTGAATGTTTTTGGCGAATACAACCTGAAAAATAAAGAAGCTGAAAGGACTAAACTTGACTTAAACGCTCCTTTTGAACTATTTCAAAAAATATACTCTAAATACCCCAGCAATTTCCTCCTGGAATCCATGGAAAGTGACAGTGGACTGGCTAGGTACTCAGTTCTTGGATTTAACCCAGTAGCAACCCTCAAAGCCCATAATGGAATTCTTGAAATCATAAAAGAGGATGAAACAGAGGTAATAGAAACCCCAAATCCTTTTAATGAGATAAAAAGTCTCATTGGAAATGGAAGTAACAGTAAAGGTTTCCAGGGAGGACTGGTGGGATACGTATCCTATGAATCAGTGAAGTACTTTGAACCAGTCCCGGTGCAGGAAGGAACATTCCCTGATTATGAATTCGGACTCTTTTTAGATGCTGTGATCTTCGACCGGCTCCAGAATAAATGTGAATACATCACTCTGGGTGAAAATAGAATAGACCAAATCAAAGAACTTGAAAAGGAAGAATTTGAAGCGGAAAGTATGACTTTCCATGAAATAAAACATCATTTCTCCCAAAATAAGTTCGAAAACATGGTTATGGATACCAAGGAAAGAATTAAAGCCGGTGAAATATTCCAGGGTGTTATTTCCAATGCCCGAGAATACACCATCAAGGGAAATAAACTCGCATTCTATGAAACTCTCCGTAAAATCAATCCTTCACCATACATGTATCATATGAAGCTTGGTGAGAGGGAGATAATTGGATCAAGTCCTGAAATGTTGGTAAGGGTGGAAGGAAGGGATGTTGAGACCTACCCAATTGCTGGTACCCAAAAACGAGGACAAAACTCAGAAGAAGACCTCAAACTGGAAAAAGAACTTTTAAACGATGAAAAGGAAAAAGCAGAACACTTGATGCTGGTTGACCTTGCCCGTAATGACATAGGTAAGGTGAGTGACTTTGGCACAGTCAATGTACCCGAATATATGACTGTGAAAAAATTCTCCCATGTGCAGCACATCGTATCCCGGGTGAAAGGAAAACTCCAGAAGGACAAAAATGCAGTGGATGCATTTGCCTCCATGTTCCCAGCAGGCACATTAAGCGGAGCCCCCAAAATACGGGCCATGGAAATAATAGATGAGTTAGAGGGCATAGCCCGCGGACCATACGCCGGAGCAGTGGGTTACTTCTCCTTAAATGGAAATGCAGATTTCGCAATTACCATAAGAACCCTGGTCTGTGATGGTGATCATGGGAAAATACAGGCCGGAGCAGGGATAGTCCATGACTCAGTTCCCACCAGCGAGTACCAGGAATGCGAAAACAAAGCACAGGCACTTTTAAGTG
- a CDS encoding HypC/HybG/HupF family hydrogenase formation chaperone: protein MCIAAPAQIIEIKDNVATVDFGGVRQQAKLDLVNDVDVGRYVLVHSGYAIEVLSDQEAQESLEAWDELLTILEEEDTTKENNK, encoded by the coding sequence GTGTGTATAGCAGCACCAGCTCAAATTATAGAAATTAAAGATAATGTAGCTACTGTAGACTTTGGTGGAGTAAGGCAACAGGCTAAACTGGATTTAGTTAACGATGTAGATGTTGGTCGTTACGTTCTGGTCCATTCCGGATATGCAATAGAAGTTTTATCAGATCAGGAAGCTCAGGAATCTCTGGAAGCATGGGATGAACTTTTAACGATCCTTGAGGAAGAAGACACCACAAAAGAAAACAATAAATAA
- a CDS encoding amino acid-binding protein, translating to MWDRIKHKFDKFPARMGVARKIVELGLRVGDNGKIYCGNVEISDVALARGTGVDRRSIRSTVAVIMDDPELASIFGNIFPAGALLKNVASDLRFGVVEIEAQAGTPGILAKATQLISQENISIRQAHAGDPELEENPKLTIITEKPVKGEMIQEFLDIPGVKRVSIY from the coding sequence ATGTGGGATCGTATTAAACACAAATTCGATAAATTTCCGGCTAGAATGGGAGTAGCCCGTAAGATAGTTGAGTTAGGGCTTAGGGTGGGTGACAACGGAAAGATATACTGTGGGAATGTTGAAATAAGTGATGTTGCTCTTGCCAGGGGGACTGGTGTGGACCGGAGGTCTATTCGCTCCACAGTGGCTGTTATAATGGACGACCCTGAACTGGCATCAATATTCGGAAACATATTCCCTGCAGGAGCACTCTTAAAAAACGTGGCAAGTGATCTAAGATTTGGAGTGGTGGAAATAGAAGCCCAGGCCGGTACACCTGGGATACTGGCTAAAGCCACCCAGTTAATATCACAGGAAAATATCAGTATCAGACAGGCCCATGCTGGGGACCCAGAACTGGAAGAAAATCCTAAATTAACCATAATCACTGAAAAACCAGTTAAAGGAGAAATGATCCAGGAATTTCTGGACATACCCGGGGTAAAGAGAGTTTCGATTTACTAG
- a CDS encoding NAD(P)/FAD-dependent oxidoreductase — MKMVIIGGGPAGRSAATEAAQLEAEVTLIEKEHIGGTCLHEGCMVVCGLNDVVRFNEDSRNYKKMGIIPEELPINYSQVAAGIKEVTGKIENVLKHETLQSGVEIVLGGARINGGEVEVNGKNYPYDKLLIATGSRPFIPPLPGVENALTYKDVLDFKEVPENLNIIGSGVIAAEFAGIFSSLGSKVTVLCRNQFLSNLDSEIKDYVVKHLLRDVEVQENVQVNEITNEGALTTRGTVEGIMFLATGMAPNSEIVRGLVDLGPKNVIMVNEQMKTSNPSIYAAGDVVGTVGNVPVARMEGVVAARNACDISSTMDYQLIPQSLNLYYPVSFLDSGLESLENDFNVHIRGSAGSGSFWHTLDGQTGFTKISSNLETGTINRVSSISPASSTSIPYLAKMIKDGYKTADFDDFIETHPSTDAIYKLLHYLSRYG; from the coding sequence ATGAAAATGGTAATTATTGGAGGAGGACCAGCCGGTCGCAGCGCAGCAACAGAAGCAGCACAACTGGAAGCAGAAGTTACCTTAATTGAAAAGGAACATATAGGGGGGACCTGCCTGCATGAGGGTTGTATGGTAGTTTGTGGTCTCAATGATGTGGTACGCTTTAATGAAGATTCCAGAAATTACAAGAAGATGGGTATAATACCCGAAGAACTCCCCATCAATTATTCTCAGGTTGCTGCGGGAATAAAAGAAGTCACCGGGAAAATAGAGAATGTTCTAAAACATGAAACCCTGCAATCAGGGGTGGAGATAGTACTGGGGGGAGCCAGGATTAATGGGGGGGAAGTGGAAGTTAATGGAAAGAATTATCCCTATGATAAACTTTTAATAGCCACTGGTTCCAGGCCCTTTATACCTCCTCTTCCAGGTGTTGAAAATGCTTTAACCTATAAGGATGTTCTGGACTTTAAAGAGGTCCCTGAAAACCTCAACATAATAGGGAGCGGTGTTATTGCTGCAGAGTTTGCTGGAATATTCTCGTCTTTAGGGAGTAAGGTCACTGTACTATGTAGAAATCAATTCTTAAGTAATTTAGATTCTGAAATAAAAGATTACGTAGTTAAACATCTCCTTCGCGATGTGGAAGTTCAAGAGAACGTTCAAGTGAATGAAATAACCAACGAAGGCGCTTTAACTACCAGGGGGACAGTGGAAGGTATAATGTTCCTGGCAACAGGCATGGCTCCCAACTCAGAAATAGTCAGGGGACTGGTGGATTTGGGTCCTAAAAATGTGATAATGGTCAATGAACAGATGAAAACCTCTAACCCTTCCATATATGCAGCGGGGGATGTGGTGGGAACTGTGGGTAATGTTCCGGTTGCCCGTATGGAAGGTGTGGTTGCAGCCAGGAATGCCTGTGATATATCATCCACCATGGACTATCAACTGATACCGCAGTCATTAAACCTTTACTATCCGGTAAGTTTCCTTGATTCAGGGCTTGAAAGTTTAGAAAATGACTTCAATGTACATATCCGTGGCTCTGCCGGCTCAGGATCATTCTGGCACACTCTAGATGGGCAAACTGGATTTACCAAGATATCATCTAATCTTGAAACTGGTACTATCAATAGGGTATCTTCCATTTCCCCAGCTTCCAGTACCAGTATCCCCTACCTGGCTAAAATGATCAAGGATGGTTATAAAACCGCAGATTTTGATGATTTTATTGAAACCCACCCATCAACTGATGCCATATACAAACTACTTCACTATCTATCCAGGTATGGTTAG